Proteins encoded by one window of Blautia argi:
- the cls gene encoding cardiolipin synthase, whose protein sequence is MVLAFLIQFALLTSIYVWLREYSYIFYLIFVILSVSVVLHLFNSSGSPEFKLVWMLPLIIFPVFGALFYIYVDTQLGTKMLFRRLRSLSAYTKQYAPQNIAVKARLKEKNPQMGHFADYMEEYDNCPVYDHTQVTYYPLGDYQFEDMLEELKKAEKFIFLEFFIVEEGEMWNSILEILKEKAKSGVEVRVMYDGMCVLALLPYFYPKVLQAEGIQCKMFAPIRPIFSTYYNNRDHRKIMVIDGKVAFTGGTNLADEYINRKVRFGHWKDTAVRLKGKAAERFTYMFLEMWNVTETKEEEYLKYKTPEEFSMANDGFVIPYEVSPYGKERVGKKVYLDILNTAQHYVHIMTPYLILDYEMIMALTYAAKRGIDVSIIMPHIPDKIYAFAVAKTYYNELLEAGVKIYEYEPGFVHAKVFVADDAKAVVGTINLDYRSLFHHFECGAFLYENSQIAAIERDFQDTLKKCMKMQAADYKKQKLYMRVIGKVLRMFAPLM, encoded by the coding sequence GTGGTGCTGGCTTTTTTGATTCAGTTTGCCCTTCTTACCTCTATCTATGTGTGGCTTAGGGAATACAGTTATATTTTTTATTTGATTTTTGTGATTTTAAGTGTCAGTGTGGTACTGCATTTGTTTAACAGCAGCGGAAGTCCGGAATTTAAGCTGGTGTGGATGCTGCCCCTGATTATTTTCCCTGTATTTGGGGCTTTGTTCTATATTTATGTGGATACTCAGTTGGGAACGAAAATGCTGTTTCGCCGTCTGCGGAGTCTGTCTGCCTATACAAAGCAGTATGCACCTCAGAATATAGCTGTCAAGGCGCGTTTAAAGGAGAAAAATCCTCAGATGGGGCATTTTGCAGACTATATGGAAGAGTACGATAATTGTCCGGTCTATGATCACACGCAGGTGACCTATTATCCTCTGGGGGATTATCAGTTTGAGGATATGCTGGAAGAACTGAAAAAAGCTGAAAAATTTATTTTCCTGGAGTTTTTTATTGTGGAAGAAGGAGAAATGTGGAACAGCATTCTGGAAATTCTGAAAGAGAAGGCAAAGAGCGGCGTGGAGGTCCGGGTTATGTATGACGGCATGTGCGTATTGGCACTGTTGCCGTATTTTTACCCCAAGGTGCTACAGGCAGAAGGAATTCAGTGCAAGATGTTTGCACCCATCAGGCCAATTTTCTCCACTTATTACAACAACCGGGATCACAGAAAGATTATGGTGATTGACGGTAAGGTTGCCTTTACCGGAGGAACGAATCTGGCAGACGAATACATTAACAGGAAGGTGCGCTTTGGACACTGGAAGGACACAGCTGTGCGGCTGAAGGGAAAGGCTGCGGAACGTTTTACCTACATGTTTCTGGAAATGTGGAATGTAACAGAAACAAAAGAAGAAGAGTATTTGAAATACAAAACTCCGGAGGAGTTTTCCATGGCCAATGATGGCTTTGTCATACCTTATGAAGTGAGCCCTTACGGTAAGGAACGCGTGGGAAAAAAGGTGTATCTGGATATTTTAAATACTGCTCAGCATTATGTACATATCATGACGCCGTATCTGATTCTGGACTATGAAATGATTATGGCGCTGACGTATGCGGCAAAGAGAGGTATTGACGTATCTATTATTATGCCTCATATACCGGATAAAATCTATGCTTTTGCAGTGGCAAAAACATATTACAATGAACTTTTGGAAGCTGGTGTGAAGATTTATGAATATGAGCCGGGCTTTGTACATGCAAAGGTATTTGTGGCAGATGATGCAAAGGCAGTGGTAGGAACCATTAATCTGGATTACAGAAGCCTGTTCCATCATTTTGAGTGCGGAGCTTTTTTGTATGAAAATTCCCAGATTGCTGCCATAGAGCGGGATTTTCAGGATACGCTGAAAAAATGTATGAAAATGCAGGCAGCAGATTATAAGAAGCAAAAGCTGTACATGCGTGTCATTGGAAAGGTGCTTCGTATGTTTGCACCTTTAATGTAA
- a CDS encoding substrate-binding domain-containing protein, with product MKNKKVTIKEIAQNTGVSLGTVHRVIYGKEGVGEETRQRVLAEIERTNYQINTVAASMNRKPMVIVVVLPKCEGDERFFFRGIWKGVKEAAEKLKEYKVEFRYIESEYGLSKISLALQELFDSDLREVGGIVTVVDDDETGMWVRRFQKQGIMVVAVSSYSEKHGCLCSLRIKHEIAGALAAEFLDLVCEKKDGKIIVLTGNKGIYSNRNYAEGFLEYEKKHGDSRRLLLVEGFGSNEIADPCRKLLQEESIAGIFSCTARNTYSICKVLEEMNRTDVCLIGTDVFYELEEYFQKGIIKASIYQSTVEQGREAVEVLYRYLASSELEEKNIYLPVGIVMKNNYSFYIS from the coding sequence ATGAAAAATAAAAAAGTAACGATTAAAGAAATTGCACAGAATACAGGGGTATCTTTAGGAACTGTACACCGGGTGATTTATGGAAAAGAAGGAGTAGGGGAAGAAACCAGACAGAGAGTGCTGGCTGAGATTGAACGGACAAATTACCAGATTAATACAGTGGCGGCGTCTATGAACCGTAAACCAATGGTGATTGTGGTGGTATTGCCAAAGTGTGAAGGCGATGAAAGATTTTTTTTCAGGGGAATTTGGAAAGGTGTTAAAGAAGCAGCAGAAAAGCTGAAAGAATATAAAGTGGAATTTCGTTATATAGAATCTGAATATGGTTTGAGTAAAATTTCCTTAGCACTGCAGGAATTATTTGATTCTGATTTAAGAGAGGTTGGAGGCATCGTGACAGTAGTCGATGATGATGAAACCGGAATGTGGGTAAGGCGTTTTCAAAAACAGGGAATTATGGTAGTTGCTGTTTCAAGTTATAGTGAAAAGCATGGCTGTCTTTGCAGCCTGAGAATCAAACATGAGATTGCAGGGGCATTGGCCGCTGAATTTCTGGATTTAGTGTGTGAAAAAAAGGACGGAAAAATCATAGTTTTGACTGGAAATAAAGGAATATACAGCAATAGAAACTATGCAGAAGGTTTTCTTGAATATGAAAAAAAACATGGTGATTCCAGACGTTTGCTTTTAGTAGAAGGATTCGGCAGCAATGAAATTGCTGACCCTTGCCGCAAGCTGCTTCAGGAGGAATCTATAGCGGGTATTTTTTCCTGCACGGCACGAAATACCTATTCTATATGTAAGGTCTTAGAGGAAATGAATCGTACGGATGTGTGCCTTATTGGGACAGACGTATTTTATGAATTGGAGGAATATTTTCAAAAAGGAATTATTAAGGCATCTATTTATCAATCAACAGTGGAGCAGGGAAGGGAAGCGGTGGAGGTTCTTTACCGTTATTTAGCAAGCTCAGAATTGGAAGAGAAAAATATTTATCTGCCTGTGGGAATTGTGATGAAAAATAATTATTCTTTTTATATTTCATAA
- the efp gene encoding elongation factor P, whose translation MISAGDFKNGLTLEIDGNVVQIMEFQHVKPGKGAAFVRTKLKNVISGGIIEKTFRPTEKFPQARIERVDMQYLYNDGDLYNFMNNETYDQIAISQDTVGDSLKFVKENENVKVCSYNGSVFAIEPPLFVELEITDTEPGFAGNTAQGATKPATVETGATVYVPLFVNQGDVIKIDTRTGEYLSRV comes from the coding sequence ATGATATCAGCAGGCGATTTTAAAAACGGTCTTACACTGGAAATTGATGGTAACGTAGTACAGATTATGGAATTCCAGCATGTAAAACCAGGTAAAGGTGCTGCATTCGTTAGAACAAAATTAAAAAATGTTATCAGTGGTGGAATTATTGAAAAAACTTTCAGACCAACTGAAAAATTCCCACAGGCTCGTATTGAACGTGTGGATATGCAGTATTTATACAATGACGGCGATCTCTATAACTTCATGAACAATGAAACTTATGATCAGATTGCTATCAGCCAGGATACTGTAGGCGATTCTCTGAAATTCGTAAAAGAGAACGAAAACGTAAAAGTATGTTCTTATAACGGAAGCGTATTCGCGATTGAACCGCCATTATTCGTAGAACTGGAAATCACAGATACAGAGCCGGGATTTGCCGGAAACACAGCACAGGGTGCAACAAAACCTGCTACTGTAGAAACAGGCGCTACTGTATATGTACCTCTGTTCGTAAACCAGGGCGATGTAATTAAAATCGACACAAGAACAGGAGAATATCTGTCCAGAGTATAA
- a CDS encoding N-acetylmuramoyl-L-alanine amidase family protein, giving the protein MKTAVYPQAGRTTKERKYYCDDTGAFTLGFKDIDGKTYFFREDGTMATGWITNGKARYYMKEDGSKVTNAWIEEEGQKHFVDKDGKELKGWITVSGKKYFINDDGILAGSGWLKQDNKWYFIDKDGSSRTGLFQESGKWYFLTLEGELKNGWVEQNGKKYYLANSQLMTGWRKIDNKQYYFNEDGTMATGWITIDGKSYFLKEDGSLDSKAVKK; this is encoded by the coding sequence ATGAAGACGGCAGTGTATCCTCAGGCTGGACGGACTACGAAGGAAAGAAAATATTACTGTGATGACACCGGTGCTTTCACACTTGGCTTTAAGGATATTGATGGCAAAACCTATTTCTTCCGGGAGGACGGTACCATGGCTACCGGCTGGATTACAAACGGCAAGGCTCGCTACTATATGAAGGAAGACGGTTCTAAAGTAACCAATGCATGGATTGAAGAAGAAGGACAGAAGCATTTTGTAGACAAGGATGGCAAAGAATTAAAAGGCTGGATTACTGTAAGCGGTAAAAAATACTTTATTAATGATGACGGTATTCTGGCAGGTTCCGGCTGGCTGAAACAGGATAATAAATGGTATTTTATCGATAAAGATGGCAGTTCCAGAACCGGACTTTTCCAGGAAAGCGGCAAGTGGTATTTCTTGACTTTAGAAGGCGAATTAAAAAACGGCTGGGTAGAACAAAACGGCAAAAAATACTATCTTGCAAACTCACAGCTTATGACAGGCTGGAGAAAAATCGACAATAAACAGTATTATTTCAATGAGGACGGTACCATGGCTACCGGTTGGATTACCATTGATGGCAAGTCCTATTTTCTGAAAGAGGACGGAAGCCTGGATTCCAAGGCAGTGAAAAAATAG
- the metA gene encoding homoserine O-acetyltransferase MetA, which yields MPIKIQSDLPVKEILEKENIFVMDEKRAVHQDIRPIQILILNLMPLKEETELQLLRSLSNTPLQVDVSFMMVSSHTAKNTATSHLNKFYQTFEEVKAHKFDGMIITGAPVEQMEFEEVDYWEEMKEIMEWSKHNVTSTIYLCWAAQAGLYYHYGLQKHQMDHKVFGLFAHKVQNRKIPLVRGFDDVFLAPHSRHTEVRAEDIHNCPELTVLAESEEAGVFLAMAKEGRQIFVMGHPEYDRVTLDGEYKRDLGKGLPIDMPKGYYPGDNAENKPLLLWRSHANNLYTNWLNYYVYQCTPYDLDGTPF from the coding sequence ATGCCGATTAAAATACAGAGTGATTTGCCTGTAAAGGAGATTCTGGAAAAGGAAAATATTTTTGTTATGGACGAAAAAAGAGCTGTGCATCAGGATATTCGTCCTATACAGATTTTGATTTTAAACCTGATGCCATTAAAGGAGGAAACAGAGCTGCAGCTTCTGCGTTCTCTGTCTAATACGCCTTTACAGGTAGATGTTTCTTTTATGATGGTCAGCAGCCATACAGCCAAGAATACAGCTACCAGCCATTTAAACAAATTTTATCAGACCTTTGAGGAAGTAAAAGCCCACAAGTTTGATGGGATGATCATTACAGGAGCACCGGTAGAACAGATGGAGTTTGAAGAGGTGGATTACTGGGAAGAAATGAAAGAAATTATGGAGTGGAGCAAACATAATGTGACCTCTACGATTTACCTGTGCTGGGCAGCCCAGGCAGGACTGTACTATCATTATGGTCTGCAAAAACATCAGATGGATCATAAAGTGTTTGGGCTTTTTGCCCATAAGGTGCAGAACCGGAAAATTCCTCTGGTACGTGGATTTGATGATGTGTTTCTGGCGCCGCATTCCCGTCACACAGAGGTTCGTGCAGAAGATATCCATAACTGTCCGGAACTTACGGTGCTGGCAGAGTCCGAAGAGGCAGGAGTATTTCTGGCTATGGCAAAAGAGGGAAGGCAGATTTTCGTCATGGGGCATCCGGAATATGACCGTGTTACTCTGGACGGAGAGTATAAGAGGGATTTAGGAAAAGGTCTGCCCATTGATATGCCAAAAGGATATTATCCTGGGGATAATGCAGAGAATAAACCTTTGCTTTTGTGGAGATCTCATGCGAATAATCTGTATACCAACTGGCTGAATTATTACGTGTACCAGTGCACACCGTATGATTTGGATGGGACACCGTTTTAA
- a CDS encoding SH3 domain-containing protein, protein MLDNFREWLSDNLRYILLGLAILLVLVVLFFGIRALTGGSSEGKAKDTEKKTEQKKDSTASDKAKEEKSAKQEDENALEKNAYPEVNALIESFYTAWGQKDVTKMKALTDNFSSTDEAKVNSASYIESYENVVVYTKPGLEKDSYVVFASYDLKFKDIKTAAPGLSELYVYKDKDGEYRIHNDSSDAEVQECIEKTRQEKDVVVLIEEVEKKLNEAIASDTELKAFEEKLGQEVNTAQMADNGDMLTAKESCNVRADANTSSQILGRLEAGEQVKKLENSSDGWIKVEYKGQEAYIYADLLQ, encoded by the coding sequence ATGTTAGACAATTTCAGAGAATGGCTCTCAGATAATCTGAGGTATATTCTTCTGGGTCTGGCAATTCTGCTTGTTCTTGTCGTATTGTTTTTCGGAATCCGGGCTTTGACCGGCGGTTCCTCTGAAGGAAAAGCAAAGGATACGGAAAAAAAGACAGAGCAAAAGAAAGATTCCACAGCTTCCGATAAGGCAAAGGAAGAAAAGTCTGCCAAACAGGAAGATGAGAATGCTCTTGAAAAGAATGCATACCCTGAAGTAAATGCCCTGATTGAGTCCTTTTATACAGCATGGGGACAGAAAGATGTCACCAAGATGAAGGCGCTGACTGACAATTTTAGTTCCACAGATGAGGCAAAGGTAAACAGTGCATCCTATATCGAAAGCTATGAAAATGTTGTGGTTTATACCAAACCGGGACTGGAGAAAGACAGTTACGTTGTTTTTGCTTCCTATGATTTGAAGTTTAAGGACATAAAGACAGCAGCGCCGGGCTTGTCAGAACTTTATGTTTATAAGGACAAGGACGGAGAATACAGGATTCACAATGATAGCAGCGATGCCGAGGTTCAGGAATGTATTGAAAAGACCAGACAGGAAAAAGATGTTGTGGTTCTGATTGAAGAAGTAGAGAAAAAGCTGAATGAGGCAATTGCATCGGATACAGAGTTAAAGGCATTTGAGGAAAAGCTGGGTCAGGAAGTCAATACAGCACAGATGGCAGATAATGGAGATATGCTTACTGCAAAGGAGAGTTGTAATGTCCGAGCTGATGCCAATACCAGTTCACAGATATTAGGAAGACTGGAAGCAGGAGAACAGGTGAAGAAACTGGAAAACAGTTCAGATGGCTGGATTAAGGTTGAGTATAAAGGACAGGAAGCTTATATATATGCAGATTTGCTGCAGTAA
- a CDS encoding pseudouridine synthase yields the protein MRLNKFLSDAGVCSRREADRLVESGRVSIDGKPAMLGSQVEEHNRICIDGKEIQRQERKVLLLFHKPRGIECTADMRVKKNVISYVNYPLRVYYAGRLDKDSEGLLLLTNQGDLVQELMKAGNFHEKEYVVTVNKPVTEEFMRKIREGVPILGTVTRKCLAERVGNTEFRIVLTQGLNRQIRRMCEYLGYEVKRLKRVRIMNLELGELPVGQYREATQEELSELHKLLEKSQKSRQEGREKERYAGGKPVKNAGKYRTPSSWKKKTGKAGKNGGLKKNG from the coding sequence ATGCGTTTAAATAAATTTTTGAGTGATGCAGGGGTATGCTCCAGGAGGGAGGCGGACCGGCTGGTGGAATCGGGGAGAGTTTCCATTGACGGAAAGCCTGCCATGCTGGGAAGCCAGGTGGAGGAGCATAACCGTATATGCATAGATGGAAAAGAAATTCAGAGGCAGGAAAGAAAAGTGCTTCTGCTTTTTCATAAGCCCAGAGGAATTGAGTGTACTGCAGACATGCGGGTAAAGAAAAATGTGATTTCTTATGTGAATTATCCTCTGCGTGTCTATTATGCTGGCAGGCTGGATAAGGATTCAGAGGGACTTTTGCTTTTGACAAATCAGGGAGATTTGGTGCAGGAGCTGATGAAAGCAGGAAATTTCCATGAAAAGGAATATGTAGTGACTGTGAATAAGCCAGTGACAGAAGAATTTATGCGGAAAATCAGAGAGGGGGTTCCTATTTTGGGAACTGTTACCAGAAAATGTCTGGCAGAGCGTGTGGGAAATACGGAATTTCGCATTGTGCTGACCCAGGGCTTGAATCGCCAGATACGACGTATGTGTGAATATCTGGGATATGAGGTGAAGCGGCTGAAAAGAGTTCGCATTATGAATCTGGAACTGGGAGAACTTCCGGTAGGGCAATATCGGGAGGCAACACAGGAGGAACTGTCCGAATTGCATAAGCTTCTGGAAAAGAGTCAAAAATCAAGACAAGAGGGAAGAGAGAAGGAAAGATATGCAGGGGGAAAGCCTGTGAAAAATGCAGGTAAATACAGAACCCCTTCCTCATGGAAAAAGAAAACAGGAAAAGCAGGCAAAAACGGAGGTTTAAAGAAAAATGGATAA
- a CDS encoding N-acetylmuramoyl-L-alanine amidase family protein, which yields MKITKKGVFLTVFILLLGGFLILAPSYTFVAVKNMMTAHENREEALKEDHWVYNQTGRRYVYHDGSVIQNDSKVLDNVTYYFDAKGYVKTGWVQDKGKLFYRSPDGSPVSGWFEDENGKYYLEKDGSPKIGWADIDKKKYYFQSNGAMATGMMEIEGKQHFFHEDGSVSSGWTDYEGKKILL from the coding sequence ATGAAGATAACAAAAAAAGGTGTTTTTCTTACTGTGTTTATCCTTCTTCTAGGCGGATTTCTTATTTTGGCTCCTTCTTATACTTTTGTGGCAGTGAAAAATATGATGACAGCACATGAAAACAGAGAAGAAGCTTTAAAAGAAGACCACTGGGTTTATAATCAGACAGGGCGACGCTATGTTTACCACGATGGTTCTGTCATTCAAAATGACAGCAAGGTGCTGGACAATGTCACTTATTATTTTGACGCAAAAGGCTATGTCAAAACCGGATGGGTACAGGACAAGGGCAAGCTTTTTTACCGAAGCCCTGACGGTTCTCCTGTTTCCGGCTGGTTTGAAGACGAAAACGGGAAATATTATCTGGAAAAAGACGGTTCCCCAAAAATTGGCTGGGCAGACATTGATAAGAAAAAATATTACTTCCAGAGCAACGGCGCTATGGCAACCGGAATGATGGAAATTGAAGGAAAGCAGCATTTCTTCCATGAAGACGGCAGTGTATCCTCAGGCTGGACGGACTACGAAGGAAAGAAAATATTACTGTGA
- a CDS encoding DUF5688 family protein, which translates to MGVMLDGLMIHREDSSMAPMFYPAEFYKKWENGDSMEELAEEILEFEEEQRNAVDFSLKDFEDYGIARKNIYYKLINYKMNEKRLEKMPHIKYLDLAVVFYYRVEGGSFHGATVLIRDANLENWGITKHRLLEDAVVNAGKKLPYTLQGMEALIAELSGNDPASFKRDELMYVLTNKEKYFGAAVILYPHALKHIAGLLRNNFYILPSSVHECILVPDMGQYSRMELKRMVKEVNENQVEEEEILSYEVYYYDREKEALMM; encoded by the coding sequence ATGGGGGTGATGTTAGACGGACTGATGATTCACAGGGAAGACAGCAGTATGGCGCCTATGTTCTACCCGGCGGAATTTTACAAAAAGTGGGAAAATGGGGATTCTATGGAAGAGCTGGCAGAGGAAATTCTGGAATTTGAGGAGGAGCAGAGAAATGCTGTGGATTTTTCTCTCAAGGATTTTGAGGATTATGGAATTGCCAGAAAAAATATTTACTATAAATTGATTAATTACAAAATGAATGAGAAGCGTCTGGAAAAGATGCCTCATATAAAATATCTGGATTTGGCAGTGGTCTTTTATTACCGTGTAGAGGGCGGCAGCTTTCACGGCGCCACGGTTTTAATTCGGGACGCTAATCTGGAAAACTGGGGGATTACCAAACACCGCCTTTTGGAGGACGCTGTGGTAAATGCCGGTAAAAAGCTGCCTTATACGCTGCAGGGCATGGAAGCCCTGATAGCAGAACTCAGCGGCAATGACCCAGCGTCCTTTAAAAGAGATGAGTTGATGTATGTGCTTACCAACAAAGAAAAATACTTTGGGGCAGCGGTTATCCTCTATCCCCATGCCTTAAAGCATATTGCAGGCCTTTTGAGAAACAATTTCTATATCCTGCCAAGCAGTGTTCATGAATGTATTCTGGTTCCGGATATGGGACAGTATTCCCGTATGGAATTAAAGCGAATGGTAAAAGAAGTCAATGAAAACCAGGTAGAAGAGGAGGAGATTCTTTCCTATGAAGTTTATTATTATGACAGGGAAAAGGAGGCGCTTATGATGTAG
- the ligA gene encoding NAD-dependent DNA ligase LigA, translating into MDNMQRMKELIPLLTEAAKAYYQEDREIMSNFEYDKLYDELAALEAKTGITLAGSPTVSVGYEALEELPKEAHETPMLSLDKTKDIEALRQFMGEHKTLLSWKLDGLTIVLTYRDGKLLKAVTRGNGTVGEVITNNARVFKNIPLQIGYKGELVLRGEAIITYSDFERINAQIEDIDARYKNPRNLCSGSVRQLNNEITAKRNVNFYAFSLVKAEGVDFKNSREQQFLWLKEQGFEVVEYRAVTGATLDKAMDYFAYQVGENDFPSDGLVALYDDIAYGDSLGSTAKFPRNAYAFKWKDELRETTLREIEWSPSRTGLINPVAIFDPVELEGTTVSRASVHNISILKELELGIGDKIQVYKANMIIPQIAENLTRSRNLKIPNTCPVCKKEARVQKTNDVEVLYCMNPQCQAKKIKSFTLFVSRDAMNIDGLSEATLEKFILKGFIKDFGDIFEIDRYKDEIIKMEGFGEKSFENLMASLEAARHTTMPRLLYSLGIANIGLANAKLICKEFQYDMERLIKASAEDISAIEGIGPVIAKACTDYFADEENIRKLKHLLSHLELEEVKREENLSLDGKQFVITGSVSHFSNRAELKEYIEQRGGKVTGSVTKKTDFLINNDTTSNSSKNKKAKELGIPILAEADFLKLSGE; encoded by the coding sequence ATGGATAACATGCAGAGAATGAAAGAGCTGATTCCTCTTCTGACAGAAGCTGCGAAGGCATATTATCAGGAAGACCGGGAAATCATGAGCAATTTTGAATATGATAAGCTGTATGATGAGCTGGCAGCATTAGAAGCTAAGACAGGCATCACTCTGGCAGGAAGTCCCACAGTTTCTGTGGGATATGAGGCGCTGGAGGAGCTGCCTAAGGAAGCACATGAAACGCCTATGCTTTCTTTGGATAAGACAAAGGATATCGAGGCGCTGCGCCAGTTTATGGGAGAACATAAGACCCTGCTTTCCTGGAAACTGGACGGTCTTACGATTGTGCTGACTTACAGGGATGGAAAACTGTTAAAGGCAGTTACCAGAGGAAATGGAACTGTGGGCGAGGTTATTACCAACAATGCAAGAGTGTTTAAAAATATTCCCCTGCAGATAGGATATAAGGGTGAGCTGGTGCTGCGGGGAGAAGCGATTATTACCTATTCTGATTTTGAGAGGATTAATGCACAGATTGAAGATATTGATGCCAGATACAAAAACCCCAGAAACCTGTGCAGTGGTTCTGTGCGCCAGTTGAATAATGAAATTACTGCAAAAAGAAATGTGAATTTTTACGCATTTTCTCTGGTAAAGGCAGAGGGTGTGGATTTTAAAAATTCCAGAGAGCAGCAGTTTTTATGGCTGAAGGAGCAGGGCTTTGAGGTGGTAGAATATCGGGCAGTGACAGGGGCAACTCTGGATAAAGCCATGGATTATTTTGCTTATCAGGTAGGAGAAAATGATTTTCCTTCAGACGGTCTGGTGGCTTTGTATGATGATATTGCTTACGGAGATTCTCTGGGAAGCACTGCTAAATTTCCAAGAAATGCTTATGCCTTTAAGTGGAAGGACGAGCTTCGGGAAACCACCCTTCGGGAAATTGAGTGGAGTCCATCAAGGACAGGCCTGATTAATCCCGTGGCGATTTTTGACCCTGTGGAGTTGGAGGGAACTACAGTGAGCCGTGCCAGTGTTCACAATATCAGTATTTTGAAAGAGCTGGAGCTGGGAATCGGAGATAAAATACAGGTGTATAAGGCAAATATGATTATCCCTCAGATTGCGGAAAATCTGACCCGAAGCAGAAACCTGAAAATTCCCAATACCTGTCCTGTGTGCAAAAAAGAGGCAAGAGTACAGAAAACTAATGACGTAGAGGTTCTGTACTGTATGAATCCCCAATGTCAGGCAAAAAAAATTAAATCCTTTACCCTGTTTGTCAGCAGAGATGCCATGAACATTGACGGGCTTTCTGAGGCAACCCTGGAAAAATTTATTTTAAAGGGCTTTATCAAGGATTTTGGAGATATTTTTGAGATAGACAGGTATAAGGACGAGATTATTAAAATGGAAGGATTTGGGGAAAAATCCTTTGAAAATCTTATGGCAAGCCTGGAAGCAGCCCGGCATACAACCATGCCCCGCCTTTTGTACAGTCTGGGAATTGCTAATATCGGACTGGCAAATGCAAAACTTATCTGTAAAGAGTTTCAGTATGACATGGAACGGCTGATAAAGGCTTCTGCAGAGGATATCAGCGCCATTGAAGGAATCGGCCCTGTGATTGCAAAGGCCTGCACAGACTATTTTGCAGATGAGGAAAACATAAGAAAATTAAAGCATCTGCTGTCACATCTGGAACTGGAAGAAGTGAAACGGGAGGAAAATCTTTCTTTGGACGGAAAGCAGTTTGTCATTACCGGAAGCGTGAGTCATTTTTCCAATCGAGCAGAATTGAAGGAATATATTGAACAAAGAGGTGGAAAGGTGACAGGAAGTGTGACAAAAAAGACGGATTTTCTGATTAACAATGATACAACCTCTAATTCTTCTAAAAATAAAAAGGCTAAGGAACTGGGAATACCGATTTTAGCAGAAGCAGATTTTCTGAAATTGTCAGGAGAGTGA